From Thioalbus denitrificans, a single genomic window includes:
- a CDS encoding alpha/beta fold hydrolase: MHHKSVLMPLLGLLALLAAPCAMASDLAKEQRWADQIVDALIDGEAIRLEAGATPFLGILTEADGASRAAIVLHGIGAHPDWPQVVQPLRARLPEHGWTTLSLQLPILGNEAAGEDYLPLMDEVAPRLDAGIAYLKERGYGTVVVVAHSMGAAMASDYLAGGDRGVAAFVGIGMGAGATRPGRTDNARSLARITLPVLDLYGSADLEDVVGSAGLRAAAAAQAGNDAYTRQQVDGANHFFDGRDDALLAAVSGWLEANAGP; the protein is encoded by the coding sequence ATGCACCATAAAAGTGTCCTGATGCCCCTGCTCGGCCTGCTGGCCCTGCTCGCAGCACCCTGCGCAATGGCCAGCGACCTGGCCAAGGAGCAGCGCTGGGCCGACCAGATCGTCGACGCCCTCATCGACGGCGAGGCGATCCGGCTGGAGGCGGGCGCCACCCCCTTCCTCGGCATCCTCACCGAGGCCGACGGCGCCTCCCGCGCCGCCATCGTGCTGCACGGCATCGGCGCCCACCCCGACTGGCCCCAGGTGGTGCAGCCGCTGCGCGCCCGGCTCCCCGAGCACGGCTGGACCACCCTCTCCCTGCAACTGCCCATCCTCGGCAACGAGGCCGCCGGCGAGGACTACCTGCCGCTGATGGACGAGGTGGCCCCGCGCCTGGACGCCGGCATCGCCTACCTGAAGGAGCGGGGCTACGGGACGGTCGTGGTGGTGGCCCACAGCATGGGCGCGGCCATGGCCAGCGACTACCTGGCCGGCGGCGATCGCGGCGTGGCCGCCTTCGTGGGCATTGGCATGGGCGCCGGCGCGACCCGCCCCGGGCGCACCGACAACGCCCGCTCGCTGGCGCGGATCACCCTGCCGGTGCTCGACCTCTACGGCAGCGCCGACCTTGAGGACGTGGTGGGCAGCGCGGGCCTGCGCGCCGCCGCCGCGGCGCAGGCGGGCAACGATGCCTACACCCGGCAGCAGGTGGACGGCGCCAACCACTTCTTCGACGGCCGGGACGACGCCCTGCTGGCGGCGGTGAGCGGCTGGCTGGAGGCGAACGCCGGTCCGTGA
- a CDS encoding flavin reductase family protein, with translation MDPDRIQSLFERIDPPLWLVTAQAGGRRGGLVASFVVRASIIPGLPRVVIALARHHHTAGLVQASGAFALHLLAPDQFDRAWRFGTRTGRDIDKLAGLTHGLSPVTGSPLLENTPGWLDCRVEARFDSGDRDLCLAEVVDGGLESGAELLTADSGNWLFGQ, from the coding sequence ATGGATCCCGACCGCATCCAGTCGCTCTTCGAGCGCATCGATCCGCCGCTGTGGCTGGTCACCGCGCAGGCCGGCGGGCGCCGCGGCGGCCTCGTCGCCAGCTTCGTGGTCCGGGCCTCCATCATCCCCGGGCTGCCCCGGGTCGTGATCGCGCTGGCCCGTCACCACCACACCGCCGGCCTGGTGCAGGCATCCGGCGCCTTCGCCCTGCACCTCCTCGCCCCGGACCAGTTCGACCGCGCCTGGCGCTTCGGCACCCGCACCGGCCGCGACATCGACAAGCTCGCCGGGCTCACCCATGGCCTGTCCCCCGTCACCGGCTCCCCCCTGCTGGAGAACACTCCCGGCTGGCTCGACTGCCGGGTGGAGGCGCGGTTCGACTCCGGTGACCGGGACCTCTGCCTGGCGGAGGTGGTGGATGGCGGGCTGGAGAGCGGCGCGGAGCTGCTGACCGCCGACAGCGGTAACTGGTTGTTTGGGCAATAA